A portion of the Psilocybe cubensis strain MGC-MH-2018 chromosome 10, whole genome shotgun sequence genome contains these proteins:
- a CDS encoding hypothetical protein (Uncharacterized protein C9E9.04), protein MVTFCVLVAPLPYTVKKNVFSFLSESKIVAKIAYGLKISFIFVAILFADAVQRMFRVTAESDMAKHRQGVVQDIRTDTGIAARKFYAQRNVYLTGFCLFLSLVLTRTFYIILDLLHTQEEYIKLKASKAPATKDQASEIAALKKELAEARAKVRDYDILKKQAAQNHAEYDRLATELNELSGNKSDKRRD, encoded by the exons ATGGTGACATTCTGCGTCCTCGTCGCACCGCTCCCATACACCGTGAAGAAAAAcgtcttctccttcctctccgAATCCAAAATCGTAGCCAAAATCGCGTATGGACTCAAAATCTCTTTCAT TTTCGTTGCAATTTTGTTCGCGGACGCCGTACAGCGCATGTTCCGCGTTACAGCCGAGTCGGATATGGCGAAGCATAGACAAGGCGTTGTACAGGATATCCGTACCGACACGGGTATCGCAGCCAGAAAGTTCTA CGCCCAGCGTAACGTCTACCTGACGGGcttctgcctcttcctctcacTTGTCCTCACGCGCACGTTCTACATCATCCTCGATCTCTTGCATACACAGGAAGAGTACATCAAACTAAAG GCTTCGAAGGCTCCCGCGACAAAGGATCAAGCCAGCGAGATCGCCGCACTGAAAAAAGAGCTCGCTGAAGCAAGGGCTAAAGTTCGCGATTATG ATATCCTGAAGAAACAGGCTGCGCAGAATCATGCCGAATACGACCGGCTCGCTACGGAGCTTAACGAGCTATCGGGGAACAAGTCGGACAAACGCCGAGATTGA
- a CDS encoding Ubiquitin carboxyl-terminal hydrolase 6 gives MSPIDVHIKHNGKTYDIKLDPDLPPAVFKDTIYSLTGVPVDRMKVMVKGGVLKDDSSWKKIGPKEGQTFMVIGAAGELPKAPPKPIVFLEDMDDSELAEALAKPVGLTNLGNTCYMNATVQALRAVPELQAALEAPSLQSDTPLPGALRDLYRNMAQTADTVTPFKFLQVLRETNRQFAEMDRSEKRAGDLMMGRQVYAQQDAEECYGAIVHSLRNLPGLNAQGKTTATGAEASVNRSKFVEQYFMGKLRRELKCKEEGAENEPPTVSTENVLKIECNISIKTNFMLSGIMSSLDTELEKNSPSLNRTAVYTQTSRLTRLPTYLTVHMVRFAWRADISKKAKIMRQVKFPQEFDALDIVTKDLQEKLLPASRKMKEIEKDRRERRKVRARTKQLAAGSAPAPAPASGPSSSSSSATPAPASGDVEMADASAAAGAEEGKGKETAVRDGELEDESVYRKREAEELAQLINEDIKNDIGASTTGLYELVAIVTHKGAAADAGHYMGYVKKSVFNAYTKKKKVEAAPAPSESAEGAAPAQPSEAELTAELDAQEGDEDWYKFDDDKVSVFPQEKLATLDGGGEDSSAYVLLYRSKNAA, from the exons ATGTCGCCCATAGATGTGCATATCAAGCATAACGGCAAGACCTACGACATCAAGCTCGACCCCGATCTGCCACCGGCCGTCTTCAAAGACACTATATACAGTCTCACGGGCGTTCCTGTGGATCGGATGAAGGTCATGGTCAAAGGCGGTGTTTTGAAG GACGACTCGTCATGGAAGAAAATCGGCCCGAAAGAG GGCCAAACTTTCATGGTAATCGGTGCAGCCGGAGAGCTACCAAAGGCCCCTCCGAAACCAATCGTGTTCTTAGAAG ATATGGACGATTCTGAATTAGCGGAAGCT CTTGCTAAACCTGTTGGATTAACCAA CCTCGGTAACACCTGCTACATGAACGCTACCGTACAAGCACTCCGCGCCGTCCCCGAGCTCCAAGCCGCTCTCGAAGC ACCCTCATTACAATCCGACACACCGCTCCCCGGCGCACTACGCGACCTGTACCGCAACATGGCTCAAACAGCCGACACAGTCACACCTTTTAAATTTTTGCAAGTGCTACGGGAA ACCAATCGTCAATTTGCCGAGATGGACAGAAGCGAAAAAAGGGCTGGAGATTTGATGATGGGAAGACAGGTATATGCTCAACAAG ACGCTGAAGAGTGCTACGGCGCGATCGTCCACAGCCTGCGAAACCTCCCCGGACTGAATGCACAAGGTAAAACGACTGCCACGGGCGCAGAAGCATCTGTCAACCGCTCGAAATTCGTCGAGCAGTATTTCATGGGTAAATTGCGTCGAGA GTTGAAAtgcaaagaagaaggcgCAGAAAACGAGCCTCCGACAGTGTCCACTGAGAACGTGCTGAAAATCGAATGCAACATATCGATAAAGACCAATTTCATGCTCTCTGGTATTATGTCG TCATTGGACACAGAACTCGAAAAGAACTCTCCCTCGCTGAACAGAACCGCGGTATACACGCAGACCTCCCGGCTCACGAGGCTGCCTACATACCTGACCGTACACATGGTCCGCTTCGCCTGGCGCGCAGATATCTCAAAGAAAGCCAAGATCATG CGCCAAGTCAAGTTCCCACAAGAATTCGACGCGCTGGATATCGTCACCAAGGATCTGCAGGAGAAACTCCTCCCTGCGAGCcggaagatgaaggagattGAGAAAGATAGACGCGAGCGCCGTAAAGTCCGCGCGAGGACTAAGCAGTTGGCCGCTGGTAgcgcccccgcccccgcccccgcctcTGGcccttcctcgtcctcgtcttcggCCACCCCGGCACCTGCCTCGGgtgatgtcgagatggcggACGCGTCGGCTGCAGCAGGTGCGGAAGAGggtaaaggaaaagaaacggCTGTGCGGGACGGCGAGCTGGAGGACGAGTCGGTGTATAGGAAGCGCGAGGCTGAGGAACTTGCTCAGCTGATCAATGAAGATATCAAGAACGATATCGGCGCGAGTACGACGGGGCTTTACGAGCTCGTCG CTATTGTCACGCACAAGGGTGCAGCGGCCGATGCCGGGCATTACATGGGGTACGTCAAGAAGAGCGTGTTCAACGCGTacacgaagaaaaagaaagtcgAGGCTGCGCCTGCTCCTTCCGAGTCCGCCGAGGGCGCCGCGCCTGCCCAGCCATCCGAAGCCGAGCTGACGGCTGAGCTGGACGCACAGGAGGGCGACGAGGATTGGTACAAgttcgacgacgacaaggtGTCTGTGTTCCCGCAGGAGAAACTTGCTACATTGGAtggcggaggagaggatTCGAGTGCGTATGTGCTGTTGTATAGGAGTAAGAATGCGGCGTGA